A single genomic interval of Eurosta solidaginis isolate ZX-2024a chromosome 3, ASM4086904v1, whole genome shotgun sequence harbors:
- the LOC137243415 gene encoding probable cytochrome P450 6a13: MVALILLLLLFIVLALICIYLHHKQQYWVKQGIPLLKPYLFFYYGRGRIGTDIHAIDLPNEVYQRYRESGVPFAGMFMLSDPLIILLDLELIKHVLIKDFGNFSYRGLYHNLRDDPLMGNLAAIDGPYWKRLRAKLTPSFTTGKMKFMYPTLIKVAEQLPNVVDQRLSIDGVIDVKDLSACYTTDVIASSTLGIECDSLSNPYEDFRLITLKFFEEYSVTRDLISQCLPQLAKMLRWTNTPKSVTDFYIKVVRDNIAYREEHGIVRQDFLQIMMDLIKTESLTMEEIAAQVFVFIIAGYETTSTTMTNCLWELAVNEDIQELVREEIVQVLQEHNDVLTYDCLKKMAYLDQTLKETLRKHPIAPALKRVSYEDYKVPGTNYVIKAHTTVLIPSEAIQHDPRYYADPEKFDPMRFTPEAMEQRHPMTFLPFGDGPRNCIGLRFGRMQVLIGLVILLRKYRFSVAKTTPIPIVYDKTILLRAPKGKLELKCERIVEEESAKLSTEEMKNFANGIKRDERVKLQ; encoded by the exons atGGTTGcgttaattttgttattgcttttGTTTATCGTGTTGGCGTTAATTTGCATTTATTTGCATCATAAGCAACAATATTGGGTGAAGCAAGGCATACCGCTGTTAaaaccttacttgtttttctattaTGGGCGTGGTCGTATTGGTACCGATATACACGCCATCGATTTGCCCAATGAGGTGTATCAGCGTTATCGCGAGTCGGGCGTTCCATTTGCGGGCATGTTTATGCTTAGTGATCCGCTCATAATTTTACTCGATTTGGAGCTGATCAAGCATGTGCTGATTAAGGATTTTGGTAATTTTAGCTATCGTGGCCTGTATCACAATTTGCGTGATGATCCCCTAATGGGTAATTTAGCTGCAATTGATGGTCCATATTGGAAACGTTTGCGCGCCAAATTGACGCCCTCATTCACTACTGGCAAAATGAAGTTTATGTATCCAACGCTAATAAAAGTAGCTGAACAATTGCCTAATGTGGTAGATCAACGACTTTCTATAGATGGTGTAATCGATGTAAAAGATTTATCTGCTTGTTATACTACAGATGTGATTGCGTCATCTACACTTGGCATTGAATGTGATAGTTTAAGTAATCCATATGAAGATTTTCGTTTGATAACGTTGAAGTTTTTTGAGGAATATAGCGTTACGCGTGATTTGATAAGTCAATGTTTGCCGCAATTAGCTAAAATGTTGCGTTGGACGAATACGCCCAAATCGGTTACAGATTTCTATATCAAAGTGGTGCGCGATAATATCGCCTATCGTGAGGAGCATGGCATCGTGCGTCAAGATTTTTTACAAATTATGATGGATCTCATTAAGACGGAATCGCTTACGATGGAAGAGATTGCAGCGCAGGTGTTCGTCTTTATTATTGCTGGCTATGAAACCACTTCGACGACAATGACGAATTGTTTGTGGGAGTTGGCGGTGAATGAAGATATACAAGAATTGGTACGCGAAGAAATTGTGCAAGTGCTGCAAGAGCATAATGATGTGCTGACGTATGATTGCCTCAAGAAGATGGCTTACTTGGATCAGACTTTAAAAG AAACACTGCGCAAACATCCAATTGCGCCCGCATTAAAACGTGTTTCCTACGAAGACTATAAAGTACCTGGAACAAATTACGTCATCAAAGCACACACAACTGTTCTCATACCATCCGAAGCAATACAACACGATCCACGCTATTATGCCGATCCAGAGAAGTTCGATCCAATGCGTTTTACACCTGAAGCTATGGAACAGCGTCATCCCATGACATTTTTGCCATTCGGTGATGGACCacgtaattgtattggtttacgtTTTGGACGTATGCAGGTGCTAATTGGTCTAGTAATATTATTACGTAAATATCGTTTTAGTGTAGCAAAAACAACGCCAATACCAATTGTTTATGATAAAACAATATTGTTAAGAGCGCCAAAGGGTAAATTGGAATTGAAGTGTGAGCGTATAGTAGAGGAAGAAAGTGCCAAGCTGAGCACTGAGGAgatgaaaaattttgcaaatggtaTAAAAAGAGATGAGCGCGTGAAATTACAGTAG